The Pectinophora gossypiella chromosome 15, ilPecGoss1.1, whole genome shotgun sequence genome has a window encoding:
- the LOC126373267 gene encoding multiple coagulation factor deficiency protein 2 homolog — MKLEACLLLLTNCVVWGLRRGPHHPHGQTPVEQKHHHYKPRHSESLTGDTQLLHDRKHIEEDSSVLTAEMLAKMSPEELEFHYFSAHDFDKNSKLDGLELLKAVYHTIEHEEADPDADTSIEPESNDLDAYIAIVDRTLESDDTDGDGFVSYAEYRAARANNPSERTPHVLAA, encoded by the exons ATGAAACTGGAAG CATGTCTCCTTCTGCTGACCAATTGTGTGGTGTGGGGGCTGCGACGAGGGCCTCACCACCCCCACGGGCAGACCCCGGTGGAGCAGAAACACCACCACTACAAGCCTCGACACTCGGAGTCGCTCACTGGAGATACTCAGCTACTACATGATAGGAA ACACATAGAAGAAGACTCGTCAGTACTGACAGCAGAGATGCTGGCGAAGATGTCTCCTGAGGAGCTGGAGTTCCACTACTTCTCCGCCCATGACTTCGACAAGAACTCCAAGCTTGATGGACTAGAACTGCTTAAG GCTGTATATCATACAATAGAACACGAAGAGGCTGATCCCGATGCGGATACTTCGATAGAGCCTGAATCTAACGATCTTGATGCTTACATCG CGATAGTGGATCGAACCTTGGAGTCAGACGACACTGATGGAGATGGCTTCGTGTCGTACGCGGAGTACCGGGCTGCTCGCGCCAACAACCCGTCTGAACGGACACCACACGTGCTTGCAGCATAA